From the Diceros bicornis minor isolate mBicDic1 chromosome 19, mDicBic1.mat.cur, whole genome shotgun sequence genome, one window contains:
- the UBOX5 gene encoding RING finger protein 37 isoform X2 — protein MVINLCLPQFRPRIYCNKISADGYEVENLISEDLTKRSHGFRTEYFIKPPVYVTISFPFNVEICRINIDLTAGGGQNVTGLEMYTSALSSRASWNTLECRVPGPAEPSIPDKEAFTLVGKVLLKNQSQVVFSHKGFKARPPFGPMEATLPSPAVVAQELWNKGALSLSHVAHLKICITHVTGSGIPCIKRLEVWGQPAKTCSQEVIDSVLLVASERHPQDLALQAPAMPMESDCDPGGQSEGPQAPSSLQELAEVIQDVPEEFLDPITLEIMPCPMLLPSGKVIDQSTLEKCNRSEATWGRVPSDPFTGVAFTPLSQPLPHPSLKARIDHFLLQHSIPGCHLLGRAQTALAVTPSSLALPSRKRKMEQAEHAPDGSLGINASCFSTTSLMVSPTTSEHTAKKMKAASELGLTHMDCSTGPVSHEQKLSQSLEIALTSTLGSMPSFTARLTRGQLQHLSTRGSSTSWRPGTGSAWERPGPRVHLLQKSVFSLLQKGTCVPASLWPPPLPALPG, from the exons ATGGTAATAAATCTTTGCCTTCCACAGTTCAGACCAAGAATTTACTGCAACAAG ATATCAGCTGATGGTTATGAAGTAGAAAATCTGATCTCTGAAGACCTCACAAAGAGAAGTCATGGTTTTAGGACGGAGTATTTCATTAAGCCACCAGTCTATGTAACAATTTCCTTTCCCTTCAATGTGGAAATCTGTAGGATTAACATAGACCTCACAGCTGGGGGAGGCCAGAATGTCACTGGCCTGGAAATGTACACATCTGCCTTATCCAGCAGAGCATCTTGGAATACCCTCGAGTGCCGGGTCCCGGGCCCAGCTGAGCCATCCATCCCAGACAAGGAGGCGTTCACCTTGGTAGGCAAAGTCTTGTTGAAAAACCAGAGCCAAGTAGTGTTTAGCCACAAGGGCTTCAAGGCTAGGCCGCCTTTTGGCCCAATGGAAGCCACACTCCCCTCCCCTGCTGTTGTGGCCCAGGAGCTTTGGAATAAAGGGGCTCTTTCCCTTAGCCACGTGGCCCATCTCAAGATCTGTATCACCCACGTGACGGGCAGCGGTATCCCTTGCATCAAGCGGTTGGAAGTGTGGGGTCAGCCGGCTAAAACCTGCTCTCAGGAGGTGATAGACAGCGTCCTGCTGGTTGCCTCAGAGAGACACCCTCAAGACTTGGCTCTGCAGGCCCCGGCCATGCCCATGGAAAGCGACTGTGACCCCGGAGGCCAGTCTGAGGGCCCACAGGCCCCTTCCAGCTTGCAGGAGCTGGCCGAGGTAATTCAGGATGTGCCTGAGGAGTTCCTGGATCCCATCACCCTGGAAATCATGCCTTGCCCCATGCTCCTGCCCTCAGGCAAGGTCATCGACCAGAGCACTCTGGAGAAGTGTAACCGCAGTGAAGCCACATGGGGCCGAGTGCCCAGTGACCCTTTCACAGGGGTAGCCTTTACTCCACTCTCCCAGCCCTTGCCTCACCCCTCCCTGAAGGCCCGGATTGAccatttcctgctccagcactCCATCCCTGGCTGCCACCTGCTTGGGAGAGCACAGACTGCGTTGGCAGTTACCCCTTCTTCACTTGCTCTGCCTTCTCGGAAAAGAAAGATGGAGCAGGCTGAACATGCCCCAGACGGTAGCCTTGGTATAAATGCTTCCTGTTTTTCTACCACAAGCCTTATGGTCTCACCCACTACCTCAGAACACACCGCTAAGAAGATGAAAGCTGCCAGTGAGCTCGGTCTGACACACATGGACTGCTCAACGG GTCCAGTGTCCCATGAGCAGAAGCTGTCACAAAGCTTGGAAATTGCCTTGACATCGACTCTTGGCTCCATGCCCTCCTTCACGGCTCGGCTGACCAGGGGACAGCTCCAGCACCTCAGCACAAGAGGGAGCAGCACTTCCTGGAGGCCAGGCACAGGCTCGG
- the UBOX5 gene encoding RING finger protein 37 isoform X3: MVINLCLPQFRPRIYCNKISADGYEVENLISEDLTKRSHGFRTEYFIKPPVYVTISFPFNVEICRINIDLTAGGGQNVTGLEMYTSALSSRASWNTLECRVPGPAEPSIPDKEAFTLVGKVLLKNQSQVVFSHKGFKARPPFGPMEATLPSPAVVAQELWNKGALSLSHVAHLKICITHVTGSGIPCIKRLEVWGQPAKTCSQEVIDSVLLVASERHPQDLALQAPAMPMESDCDPGGQSEGPQAPSSLQELAEVIQDVPEEFLDPITLEIMPCPMLLPSGKVIDQSTLEKCNRSEATWGRVPSDPFTGVAFTPLSQPLPHPSLKARIDHFLLQHSIPGCHLLGRAQTALAVTPSSLALPSRKRKMEQAEHAPDGSLGINASCFSTTSLMVSPTTSEHTAKKMKAASELGLTHMDCSTGPVSHEQKLSQSLEIALTSTLGSMPSFTARLTRGQLQHLSTRGSSTSWRPGTGSGNMGPVHLLGALERNAGHASGALWTSMPSLLSSNTQA, from the exons ATGGTAATAAATCTTTGCCTTCCACAGTTCAGACCAAGAATTTACTGCAACAAG ATATCAGCTGATGGTTATGAAGTAGAAAATCTGATCTCTGAAGACCTCACAAAGAGAAGTCATGGTTTTAGGACGGAGTATTTCATTAAGCCACCAGTCTATGTAACAATTTCCTTTCCCTTCAATGTGGAAATCTGTAGGATTAACATAGACCTCACAGCTGGGGGAGGCCAGAATGTCACTGGCCTGGAAATGTACACATCTGCCTTATCCAGCAGAGCATCTTGGAATACCCTCGAGTGCCGGGTCCCGGGCCCAGCTGAGCCATCCATCCCAGACAAGGAGGCGTTCACCTTGGTAGGCAAAGTCTTGTTGAAAAACCAGAGCCAAGTAGTGTTTAGCCACAAGGGCTTCAAGGCTAGGCCGCCTTTTGGCCCAATGGAAGCCACACTCCCCTCCCCTGCTGTTGTGGCCCAGGAGCTTTGGAATAAAGGGGCTCTTTCCCTTAGCCACGTGGCCCATCTCAAGATCTGTATCACCCACGTGACGGGCAGCGGTATCCCTTGCATCAAGCGGTTGGAAGTGTGGGGTCAGCCGGCTAAAACCTGCTCTCAGGAGGTGATAGACAGCGTCCTGCTGGTTGCCTCAGAGAGACACCCTCAAGACTTGGCTCTGCAGGCCCCGGCCATGCCCATGGAAAGCGACTGTGACCCCGGAGGCCAGTCTGAGGGCCCACAGGCCCCTTCCAGCTTGCAGGAGCTGGCCGAGGTAATTCAGGATGTGCCTGAGGAGTTCCTGGATCCCATCACCCTGGAAATCATGCCTTGCCCCATGCTCCTGCCCTCAGGCAAGGTCATCGACCAGAGCACTCTGGAGAAGTGTAACCGCAGTGAAGCCACATGGGGCCGAGTGCCCAGTGACCCTTTCACAGGGGTAGCCTTTACTCCACTCTCCCAGCCCTTGCCTCACCCCTCCCTGAAGGCCCGGATTGAccatttcctgctccagcactCCATCCCTGGCTGCCACCTGCTTGGGAGAGCACAGACTGCGTTGGCAGTTACCCCTTCTTCACTTGCTCTGCCTTCTCGGAAAAGAAAGATGGAGCAGGCTGAACATGCCCCAGACGGTAGCCTTGGTATAAATGCTTCCTGTTTTTCTACCACAAGCCTTATGGTCTCACCCACTACCTCAGAACACACCGCTAAGAAGATGAAAGCTGCCAGTGAGCTCGGTCTGACACACATGGACTGCTCAACGG GTCCAGTGTCCCATGAGCAGAAGCTGTCACAAAGCTTGGAAATTGCCTTGACATCGACTCTTGGCTCCATGCCCTCCTTCACGGCTCGGCTGACCAGGGGACAGCTCCAGCACCTCAGCACAAGAGGGAGCAGCACTTCCTGGAGGCCAGGCACAGGCTCGGGTAACATGGGCCCCGTCCATCTCCTTGG